The sequence CGCCGCCAAGAGGATACATGAAatctaaattattatttttactaaAACCAATAGGGACTCGGCAGATATTTTTCCGTccttcgtcgtaggggctaaaaccaacgaaagcaacgtacatttgctagaactccactatagcagaacgtttcttctGAGCTTACCATTTGGtatgtatgagttttacaaaaaagcgtcttttttattggttttcgagactatgacgaacagacgaaaatacctgctgTGTCCCTACTCGCAGGACTTTGAGATATTCTAGATCGTAATACAGTTTTCGGCCACCTTTCAGGCACGCTTTataattttctaaaccacaaaacCATTTTCCAACTGTCTTTCAGACGAGCCTTGTGGTTCTTCAAACCAccaaccattttccagcggtctttcagacgcgccAACCTAAATCATTTTCCGACATTCTTacagacgcgccttgtgattttgcaaactaaaatatatcactcgtcacaatttaaccacttgaattcaactcacctcatgaaatcgGAGTCAGAATCCAAAAACTAGACTGGCGGGATCCcgaagacgagccagcctcgggctgaaagtctccttaataaagacacaaaaaaaaatggcggGATCGCCAGTGACCTTAAATGGCCGAGACAGAGACTCTCCGTGGATTCGTGTGCACGCCGTGGAaatctgaccagaagaggcagagtcatggcttgctgctcaccgattgacaTCCTTTGGTGTGAATCtataaacacacgctgaaggcattttactcaaaccccacacaaTACATGTCGAAGTcgaacattgggcggctacaggATGGTAAACtggcccaagactacgcgcagcaactGAAAGCAGCACTTTTAACTTTAACTCAAATGCtgcaaagcattttttttattaaaaggtGGCCTTAAAGGAGGGtggctttaaaaaaaataaaatttcatagAAATTCATTCATCACAAATAATTCAACTGAAAATATAGCATCCGATAACGGGTATGGGTTTTGCATAGTGATTTCGGATCCTGTCCCAGTGTACAGCGGTTGTTAAATGCGTAAGCGATACAAAAGACCTGTTTTCATTAAGATGCGGTTGAGGCAAACGACGAACCCCGTCATCAGAAATGTATAATTGATTGACAGTTCCGGAAACAATGTACTTCGATACCGAACTGTTGCGTGTAATGATATGCCTTCGATATCCAATTGCACACCTTGGTTAAGGGTATGCCATGTTCTGAATAattaaattggttttgattATAAATCAAAATTCTACAGAATTGCATCGGATTGAATCATGGTTACCGTGGTAGTTGTATTGTAATCTACTATTTTCTTTTGTGAGACGTTATTAAACCCATATAGAAAATGCAACAGTTTCTGTAAGGCAATTAAATATTCTATTCAACTAGTTTGTGGTAAAAAAACAGTGGCCTTGGATTGTCTAACAGATACCTCCTAATTTTCTATTGAAACATATTTCTTTTAATCCATTAATGTTTCTACCATTTTTTCCCAGAAAAATGGAAACCCTCGAAAGTGGCCTTGAACGACTTGTTCCGCGCGCTGCAGGTCGCCATGGAGGCGGGCATGACCGAGCCCAGGACGCAGCTGAACGGTGTTGTCGTCATTTTCGACATGGACGGACTGTCGTTGTCGCACATTCTTCAATTTACGCCCCGTTTTGCGGCCATGGCCGTCAACTGGGTTCAGGAGTGTACGGCCATCCGGCTCAAAGCGGTCCACATCGTGAACAATTCCTACCTGTTCAATATGCTGTTCACCATCTTCAAGCCATTCCTGTCGGAGAAGCTGCGGAAAAGGGTAGGGAGGGATGATGCTTTCACCGGGGAAAAAAACTTGACTAATGCCATTTAATGTTTGCCACAGATTATATTCCACTCCAAGGACTGGAAGTCGTTGACTTCATACGTAGATCCGGCCTGCATATGGTCACGGTATGGTGGTACTATGGATGTTCCAGAATATGAAGGACGATTGGTCGGAGAACTGTTCGCACTGTACCATAAGGAGTATGAAGGTAATTTGTTGGAAAACTACCTTAGTAACAGGTTGTTAAACTAATTTATGCTGTCTCTTTCAGTTGCGAATTCCTACGGATATACTAAAAAAGTGTAATATTAGTATGCAGCTCAATGTACATATTTATGGATACTTTAAAATGCGGTATGGATGCCTGTTGAAGggaaacacatttttttctgataaGCATGCGCTATTCGATGTGATAAAATATCATTCCATGGGACCACCTGAACAAAAATCATTGGCTTAAtacttaatttgatataaattatttgtttttagaTCATTTGTGTAAATAAATATACTTTTAGAACGACAGTTTATTAGATCACTTCTATGTATCACATTGCATCCCGTCCGCTTTGGTATTACTTTCATATTACAGGTGATCTTCGATAAAACGTACCCTCGGCATAACGTGCCCCCACAATCATGGATCACATACAATTATTGGTCGCTTTGATGAGGAAAGAGCACAAACTGGCAAACTAATCAGACTTGAGCAGACAGACTTCAGAATCACAGAATCACATCAATACTCCTCTGATACAGTAACGAATATATAGTCAGCATTtttcttttgtaaacaaagacaATTTGCTATTTTGGACACAATTATTGGTTGATAAATGTTGTTGGTATCTTCGATTTTCGTGACATTAACTAAGTTAGATAAGATTATTTAGATAATATTGTAATTGgttcaataaaaacaaactgcATTGAACATTATTTGCCTTTATGTCACTCTATTGATGATTTTGCTGTGATGGGGCGAAGTTATTAAGCTTGCACTGGCTAATAAGTCTTTGtacgctctctgaaacgagtaAAAAGAaatatagggtttcttaccccattcccggcctaacatgcatacgactgcattatttaattgatatttatgacaggaagcaacttttcctaaatttcgtgggccgtgcaatactgcaatggggttcacgtCTGCtaaaaaatagcttttcttggtaaacatcgtttgaaaaagcttttattttatttaaattaacgagggccagcactcatttcagtcatagcgatttcgtttccggcccacttccaaaccaattcccggcctaagcaaaatttcgcttaatctctcaacatcttactctcattctctcttaATTAATTATATTAAATAGATTTCCTATGAAcgatgaagaattttttttcatactaaagaagactcctggccttttggcagcacggtgcggctagaagatCTTAtaccgaggtgaatttttgttcggtttgaggatacatctttaaatgtattctaatatgtttatattagttctagtgaaacgaacaaatagaaaagattaaagtgcgtgagtttagaattattgtgtggtgattaacagcttcaagcaatgattatatcgagaactgtgacgattttcaggtaggtgcacccaaccggcggttgttagattttctaacaattctgtataagaatctaacaaaactTGTATAAGAACTATGGGCATATGCGagattgttagattcttataaaaaaaatttaagctctcaaacaaatattgttagaaaagcttacaaaattgttagattcttatacaatacttgtataagaacctaacaatttcgcatatgcccagttcttatacaggttttggtagattcttatacagaattgttagtgCTTGTGTAGGTCATACGCTCTATCCGCAAATGATCTGTCATTTTTTTCGCCTCCAGTATTTTTCTTTGtgagaaattaagaaaattttgtGGCAAATTAGTGAAAGCATTTGAAGGATTTCAGCAGGATACCGCATTCGATGAGATCAACCATAATGGATCAATCTAGCTGCGAGAGAAGAATATGCCAGTGAGTTGAACGCTAGCGGCCACCTTTACATTGTAGTGACTTGACCGATCGATCCGGATCAAAGGCAGCTACATGCTCTGCACGCAAGTATTTTCGGACgagaaaaatcaaaattattcgaaGGTTACTGggcaaattaaaaatatcgtGAACTGTTGTTAATATCGAGAGGATGTTGTTTTTTCCGCTGTGGTGAGAGCAAATGGGACTACCAATTTTACGTAAGTCAGTTTTGACATGTTCTATCTGGATTCTCAGGtaagaattattatttttagttACTTAAATCCATAAACATGTCCCGATTATCCTTAATATGTGCTTAAGACCCTATTTTTTCCCATAATGCGTTAGTATATGTATTCCAGGGTTGTGGTTAAGTTTACACATCTGCGTGCATTTtttgctttgatttttttctgccATGCTTTGTACAGGATGGatgtaaaatgcatcttttctttTAAATGATAATAAGAAAGAATAATCTATATATGAatcgttgccagaaaaagtggtacataaaccatttttgttaaTATTGAGTGTTCTACATAAACGGCTTCTATTTGCAAGCATCTTGCAACGCAACAACGAAAAAGtgacacggacagacagacatttgttcagtttgacgagctgagtcgattggtatataacatcatgggtctccgagatttctataaaaagttcaattttggagtgaaatgatagcctttcggtacaactttgttgtacgagaaaggcaaaaaaatggaaatgcacatgtaccacttttcctggcaacgatttttagtttttagtttttattgcattttgttccGGGAATAGGTAGATTAGCGCATGATGAATATTTTCTGGTGGTGGTGCATTTAGACCGTGTAAGTCACAgagctattgaattttatatcagaaatcgcGAAAATACTTCATATAAAACTTTGTAACATGTTTagtataattatctttaaaatgcattgttgatttttgtattcgatgaacctagaGGAATCGTTTAGCTcactgagcagaaagtacaaatttggtaaattttgatttgttcaacggataggtcgaattgccagcttgaggcaaacctccatgacctaccttaccctacccaaccaccaactccgtagaacttatgagggcgtcgccaagtcaggggcctctcgttaagtaagttctacatcaacatttcctttcctatccctagttacggtaaagatgggcgtggccgggagtagtgatcctcatgcttatgcaatttttatcttagattggaattAAGGATAACTCCCCACcttgatagcaatctggataaggactTCATAAGAAACATGaatatcactagtgtccaatctacgaagtataccgtaacaacgctaacgctggcgctattcttatacagaattgttagaaaatctaacatccgccggttgggtgtgtttatatgaaaataccgttttgtaaaagtggaaagattcactccggctcagtggtgtagcaacggagagcgaatgttcggaatctacatttttattttctataattggaccaattaggagtgaaataaatggttggaaaatattgagtattgtgcgaaataaatgggagacttttttaaaatcatcaatcataaacctacgtcttccaaaaagtataaatctcgcgtgatttttgaaaacgtcgtaagtccaaaagataggctctctttgtttactttctctttcgattattacaaagccatactaacatttacatcggATTTTCCAGCACCAAcatgaagaaaatagctttgtctagtgtgctgaggtgaaaatattgcaacaaattttaaacttgcctagatattagcaaaagagagcgtaatgaaagagaatctctcatttggacttacgacgaaatttcaaaaatcacgcgaggatttaatccttagttttctgtgcagtgagccgggaatctggtccataggcccaagtagtgatttaccctattcaatatttttccatgctccgcatcattctggagctggCCTACAAGTAGGTATTtatttggtattcattgactacggaaGGGATTTCTGTTGTCTGAATCACAAAAATCTGTGTGGCACCCAGGATACAAAGGATTTTCAGGTAGGGTTGGAGCTTTGTCTGACCCTATTCGGATAGTTActgatgtgaggcaaggatgcattTCGTCTCCACTGTTACTACTGTTACTACCGTGTACCAGTATAAGCAGTATTATATTGTTTTGGAACATCTAGACGACTCTAATTTGGCTAATGCTCACGAAATGCTATATTAATACAACGAGCTGACCGTTTGCTTCATTACGGCGGGTATCGATCACCATCAACGTCAGCATGACCATGTAGTTGAGTCTCAACGGGAACAGCTTCTCAAATTTTGCAGTAGCTGGACGATCGGAGGATttcaatatcttgacagtctgatatcatTAGATGGCGAAATTAAGATCGACATGGAAGCACGAGTCAACGAGGCTGGGGCTACCTTCGCGAGTTTTCGAAACATAACGCAGatgatgtctaaaatttataattcgtATGGCCTTGCAGCTGGGTTCAAAATACTCTTGGTGACAAATTTATGGTCTATAAATGAAAAGTAATGCatattgttcaaaataaaaaaaaatacttcggatttttttttcgcttctgtatcttctttttttttgtatcggGCTAATAATGGTTACCAAGCAAAAGGGTACCGGTTCTGTCGTATTGTCTCGTATCTTTCCAGCGTAGATCGCACAAACGGTGTGCGAAAAGGCCGAGGAATATCCGTCATCGTCCACTTGTCGTCTTGCGATTTTATGCGTAAAAAATCTTCACTTTAgcctttgttcaatttttttgatgggccgccctcttatccggttctatttgatgccctgatgctctggacaaaatttcagccaagtCGGTCAACATTTGGGCagtactaaactcgttggaagtttatatggaaaaatgtatgcagaaacatccaaaaacagtaaattgtagctggactacacaacttaccatggagaactatgatactcattcaaatcttggagaatttaatacagaatgttatgcagaaaaccgcgagaagattcgagtttgcccggttaagttattagcatttttctGCAGtg comes from Armigeres subalbatus isolate Guangzhou_Male chromosome 2, GZ_Asu_2, whole genome shotgun sequence and encodes:
- the LOC134213738 gene encoding alpha-tocopherol transfer protein-like, with the translated sequence MAALKFDENKVPYIDLGKDYVVRLENGEFTDAKSKEKAARELRETPEVVAEALKELRGMLQAEKSLYIPVDDDSFLMKFLRPCKFYPASAFGLIQRYYRFKLKHPDACEELLPSTVQHVYDEDLLHFQPQRDQNGCRILIMQVGKKWKPSKVALNDLFRALQVAMEAGMTEPRTQLNGVVVIFDMDGLSLSHILQFTPRFAAMAVNWVQECTAIRLKAVHIVNNSYLFNMLFTIFKPFLSEKLRKRIIFHSKDWKSLTSYVDPACIWSRYGGTMDVPEYEGRLVGELFALYHKEYEVANSYGYTKKV